AACGCCTTAGATAAGTTTGCACTAACTTTCTTGGTAAACTTGGACATCAATGTCTCCTTATTACTTAGGTTCACACCAGTATCGCATGATTGTGTAACTATTTTCCGTTAGTCGTTTGTTGTTCAGTATAGCCAATCCACTATAGTGGTGTTTAAGTCGCTGATTGTTCGTTTTGCTCAGCTTGAATGATGTTTTCCTCTACAAGTTTGTCCTGAGACTTTCCTTGACGGCGTGCTTCTAGTTCAGACTTAGGCACCCACGCCCATGTCATCTCAACGGTAATAGGGTCGCGCTCACTATCAGACTCACGATCATTGATGACACACGGGATGACCATCTCACCTTTGGGCTGGTTCAAGATATCTAAGCGCTGCTCATCACTCAAAGTAGCAATGGCAGCAACCTGACCCTTCCTAAGAGGACGGTAAAAATTCACTGAGTAAGATTTGATCAATAACACACGGTCAGAAGGTAGGTTTAACCCCAAAATAAAGCCTGTGGCCGTTTCGGCAAGTAGCGTCACCGCGACTGCGTGGATTGAGCCGATATGGTTTTGTACCGCTTTATTATTGTTTAGACTGACCACGACCTGATTGGGATCGACCGTTTCGTAATAGATGCCTGTGGTGCCCACATAAGGAACGACTTTGCCAAAAGCCTTAGATAAAATACTTGAGCGCGCGCCGGCAGG
The sequence above is a segment of the Psychrobacter fulvigenes genome. Coding sequences within it:
- a CDS encoding DUF4442 domain-containing protein, whose translation is MSGLLNKLPGKLSAKIPTELPANLPEKISDALSPQNDAPKSSLKPINNQFSKLLAVTKYLPAGARSSILSKAFGKVVPYVGTTGIYYETVDPNQVVVSLNNNKAVQNHIGSIHAVAVTLLAETATGFILGLNLPSDRVLLIKSYSVNFYRPLRKGQVAAIATLSDEQRLDILNQPKGEMVIPCVINDRESDSERDPITVEMTWAWVPKSELEARRQGKSQDKLVEENIIQAEQNEQSAT